Proteins encoded together in one Bacillota bacterium window:
- a CDS encoding GntR family transcriptional regulator has translation MTSDLNSNAPLYIQAKQRLEQMIKSGELRPSDKISPETELSQKLGISRTTVRQALRLLEEMGIVVRDRGRGTFISENARDILSCRIKGSIGFVLPFLDASYAADIMAGATREAAKQGYNLILRDSENDPGKEAQAIKSLVEHGVEGILLFPCTERFYSRTVLKLHLDDYPIVMVGRKYSHLPIPAVEADNYNGAREAAEYLHELGCREFALISPAVSHMSSVEARLNGYRDVCLERGIPAKTVWIETGHPEESSIYWERRDVNALENSIATIQNFLERNPKVDAILTCNDLLAVDALKANARLGRRVPDDISVIGFDDAPFSSQLDPMLTTVRVPRLEMGQAAITVITKLLQGEMPESLSICIPTSLVVRGSTIHSSQEKPILAVSVNAI, from the coding sequence ATGACATCAGATTTAAACTCAAATGCACCTTTATATATACAAGCCAAACAAAGGCTTGAGCAGATGATCAAGTCCGGGGAATTACGCCCAAGCGATAAAATCAGCCCAGAAACGGAACTATCTCAAAAACTCGGCATAAGTCGAACAACGGTACGACAGGCATTGAGGTTACTAGAAGAGATGGGCATCGTCGTCCGCGATAGAGGTCGAGGCACCTTCATCAGCGAGAATGCCCGAGACATCCTATCCTGCAGAATCAAAGGGAGCATAGGGTTCGTCCTCCCATTCCTGGATGCCTCATACGCTGCCGATATCATGGCCGGTGCTACGCGCGAGGCAGCCAAACAAGGTTATAACTTGATTCTAAGAGATTCGGAAAACGATCCCGGTAAGGAAGCTCAGGCCATAAAAAGCCTGGTAGAACACGGAGTAGAAGGGATTCTCCTGTTTCCATGTACCGAACGCTTTTACTCGCGAACAGTCTTAAAGCTTCACCTGGATGATTATCCCATCGTAATGGTAGGGCGGAAATATAGCCACCTCCCGATTCCGGCGGTTGAGGCGGATAACTACAATGGAGCTCGGGAAGCAGCGGAATATTTACATGAGCTCGGCTGCAGGGAATTCGCTCTCATCTCACCGGCCGTCTCCCATATGAGCTCCGTGGAAGCTCGTCTAAATGGTTATAGAGACGTCTGTCTGGAAAGAGGCATACCAGCCAAAACCGTCTGGATCGAGACTGGCCACCCCGAGGAATCAAGCATCTATTGGGAAAGGCGGGATGTAAATGCCCTAGAAAATTCAATTGCCACTATACAGAATTTCTTGGAAAGAAACCCAAAGGTGGACGCTATTTTAACATGTAATGATCTCCTGGCAGTAGATGCTTTGAAGGCAAACGCACGTCTGGGGCGCCGTGTGCCCGACGACATCTCAGTTATCGGGTTTGATGATGCCCCGTTTTCGAGTCAGCTGGACCCCATGTTAACTACCGTTAGGGTGCCACGGTTGGAAATGGGCCAGGCAGCCATCACGGTTATAACCAAGTTGCTCCAAGGGGAGATGCCTGAATCACTATCTATATGTATTCCGACATCCCTTGTAGTAAGGGGATCGACAATTCATTCATCGCAAGAAAAACCTATATTGGCAGTTAGTGTAAATGCTATTTAG
- the tadA gene encoding tRNA adenosine(34) deaminase TadA has translation MSEALREAAKAFDKGEVPIGTVIVHGGEVIARGHNRKEELQDPTAHAEILAIRDAASKMASWRLIDTTIYVTLEPCPMCAGAMVQARIGRLVYGARDPKAGAAGSIVNLVGSDAFNHRMEVEEGVMREECTEILQRFFAQLREGDKGK, from the coding sequence ATGAGCGAGGCTTTGCGCGAGGCCGCTAAAGCCTTCGATAAGGGTGAGGTCCCCATTGGCACGGTGATCGTACACGGGGGCGAGGTGATAGCCAGGGGCCATAACCGCAAGGAGGAGCTGCAGGATCCTACTGCGCACGCCGAGATCCTGGCTATCCGGGATGCCGCGTCGAAGATGGCCTCCTGGCGGTTGATTGATACGACGATTTATGTTACACTTGAACCGTGCCCCATGTGTGCGGGCGCCATGGTTCAGGCCAGAATAGGTCGCCTGGTGTATGGGGCGAGGGATCCGAAGGCGGGAGCAGCGGGATCCATCGTCAACCTCGTAGGGAGCGATGCCTTTAACCACCGTATGGAGGTCGAGGAGGGCGTCATGCGCGAGGAATGCACCGAGATATTGCAGCGTTTCTTCGCGCAGCTGAGAGAGGGAGACAAGGGGAAATAA
- the dnaX gene encoding DNA polymerase III subunit gamma/tau, with product MGYLSLYRRWRPRMFDEIVGQEHVTRTLKNALSFGRVAHAYLFCGPRGTGKTSVAKLLAKALNCEKGPTADPCDVCEACKRIREGYSMDVIEIDAASNRGIDEIRDLREKVKFTAAEERYKVYIIDEVHMLTTEAFNALLKTLEEPPAYVVFVLATTEPHRIPATILSRCQRFDFRRLTVPEITGQLKDISHKEGVNLDERAAGFLAKNAEGSMRDALSLLDQCMAFGTDEITYENAVEVLGAVGSEGAKEFADLVARRDLLGGLSFIQKLSDEGKDLRQFVKDAVEHFRDLLIVKECSDPARLVDGLTTPLQELRRQAGAYTVDDLQRVIDVMCAAEGEMRWAARPRLVMEMAFVRLARMPVAAAEGAPAGEAVDLLNRVRMLEETVKRLHAALQDLQNAQKRKRLAPQSDIEVAQEVGAAPGNSAEVARPDTGIVQPGAPAAGLSIEDVKTRVA from the coding sequence ATGGGCTACCTTTCGCTCTACCGCCGCTGGCGCCCACGGATGTTTGACGAGATAGTTGGACAGGAGCACGTGACGCGGACCCTCAAAAACGCCTTGAGCTTCGGGAGGGTGGCACACGCATACCTTTTTTGTGGCCCGAGGGGGACGGGCAAGACAAGTGTTGCAAAGCTCCTTGCCAAGGCCTTGAACTGCGAAAAGGGCCCTACAGCGGATCCTTGCGATGTATGCGAGGCGTGTAAGAGAATCCGCGAGGGTTACTCGATGGATGTCATAGAGATCGACGCCGCGTCCAATCGCGGTATCGATGAGATCCGCGACCTCCGGGAGAAGGTGAAGTTTACGGCCGCCGAGGAGCGGTATAAGGTATATATAATCGACGAGGTCCACATGTTAACCACAGAGGCATTCAATGCCCTTTTAAAGACCCTGGAGGAGCCGCCCGCCTATGTGGTCTTCGTGCTGGCGACCACAGAACCTCACCGCATTCCTGCTACCATCCTTTCTAGGTGCCAGCGCTTTGACTTCCGCAGGCTTACTGTGCCAGAGATTACCGGGCAGCTGAAGGATATCTCTCACAAGGAGGGAGTAAACCTGGATGAGCGGGCCGCCGGTTTTCTCGCGAAGAACGCCGAGGGCAGCATGAGGGATGCCTTGAGCCTCCTGGATCAGTGCATGGCCTTTGGAACGGATGAGATAACCTATGAAAACGCGGTAGAGGTGCTCGGCGCTGTCGGGTCGGAGGGCGCCAAGGAATTCGCCGACCTGGTGGCACGCAGGGATCTCCTGGGAGGTTTATCCTTCATTCAAAAGTTAAGCGATGAAGGGAAGGACCTGAGGCAATTCGTAAAGGATGCTGTCGAGCATTTCAGGGATTTGCTCATCGTAAAGGAGTGCTCGGACCCTGCCCGTCTCGTAGACGGCCTTACCACCCCCCTTCAGGAATTGCGGAGACAGGCCGGCGCCTATACAGTAGATGATCTCCAGAGGGTGATCGATGTCATGTGCGCGGCCGAGGGCGAGATGAGGTGGGCGGCGCGGCCCCGGCTGGTGATGGAGATGGCCTTTGTGAGGCTGGCCAGGATGCCGGTGGCTGCGGCGGAGGGAGCGCCGGCGGGCGAAGCGGTTGATCTTCTCAACCGCGTCAGGATGCTTGAGGAGACTGTCAAGAGGCTTCATGCCGCCCTGCAGGATCTGCAAAATGCGCAAAAACGGAAACGTCTCGCCCCGCAAAGCGATATTGAGGTGGCGCAGGAGGTGGGGGCCGCACCGGGTAACAGTGCTGAGGTTGCCCGGCCGGACACCGGGATTGTCCAACCGGGTGCCCCCGCCGCGGGCTTGAGCATTGAGGATGTAAAAACCAGGGTGGCCTGA
- a CDS encoding phenylacetate--CoA ligase, producing MNYGIDIDRIKPQNYWDKDHECMPRNELRKLQLERLQAVVRRVYETVPFYRRAFDEKGVKPGDIGSLEDLHRLPFTTKQDLRDNYPFGLFARPQGEIVRVHASSGTTGRPIVVGYTRNDIASWAELTARALVSAGATRDDVVHVAYGYGLFTGGLGVHYGAELLGATTIPMSGGNTKRQVMLMKDLGSTILACTPSYALYIAEVMEEMGIRRDELALKAGIFGAEPWSNRMRAEIEEKLGIMALDIYGLSEVIGPGVACECPEKNGLHVNEDHFIPEIIDPETGENLPPGEQGELVFTTITKEGIPVIRYRTRDISALYDEPCPCGRTHVRMARIMGRTDDMLIIRGVNVFPSQIESALLEVGQTEPHYLLVVDRKDKLDELEVWVEVSEAIIFDQVKKLEALESAIRENIETTLGISVKVKLVEPKTIQRSEGKAKRVIDKREL from the coding sequence ATGAATTACGGCATAGATATAGATAGAATAAAGCCTCAGAACTACTGGGATAAAGATCATGAGTGCATGCCGCGTAACGAGCTGAGAAAGCTCCAGCTCGAGCGGCTCCAGGCGGTCGTAAGGCGCGTCTACGAGACCGTCCCGTTTTACAGGCGCGCTTTCGACGAGAAGGGTGTAAAGCCGGGTGACATCGGGTCCCTCGAAGACCTTCACAGGTTGCCATTCACGACCAAACAGGACCTGCGCGACAACTACCCGTTTGGCCTGTTTGCGAGGCCTCAGGGGGAGATAGTAAGGGTCCATGCATCCTCCGGCACGACCGGTAGGCCGATCGTGGTAGGCTACACACGGAACGACATCGCGTCCTGGGCGGAGCTCACCGCAAGAGCCCTTGTATCCGCGGGCGCGACCCGCGACGACGTGGTGCATGTAGCATATGGTTACGGCCTTTTCACAGGCGGCCTGGGCGTTCATTATGGGGCCGAACTCCTGGGCGCTACGACGATTCCCATGTCCGGTGGCAATACAAAGCGACAGGTTATGCTCATGAAGGATTTAGGAAGCACGATCCTGGCATGCACCCCGTCCTACGCCCTTTACATTGCAGAGGTTATGGAGGAGATGGGCATTCGCCGGGATGAGCTTGCCCTCAAGGCGGGAATCTTTGGCGCCGAACCGTGGTCAAACAGAATGCGGGCGGAGATCGAAGAGAAGCTGGGAATTATGGCCCTGGACATCTATGGCCTGAGCGAGGTCATCGGGCCAGGAGTGGCGTGTGAATGTCCGGAGAAGAACGGTCTTCATGTTAACGAGGATCACTTCATTCCTGAGATAATAGACCCCGAAACAGGCGAAAACCTGCCCCCGGGGGAGCAGGGCGAGCTCGTATTCACCACCATCACCAAGGAGGGTATACCCGTCATTCGTTATCGCACCCGCGATATCTCCGCGCTCTACGATGAGCCATGTCCCTGTGGCCGAACTCATGTGCGGATGGCGCGGATCATGGGCCGGACCGATGACATGCTCATCATACGCGGCGTGAATGTATTCCCATCCCAGATCGAGAGCGCCCTGCTGGAGGTGGGGCAGACCGAGCCCCATTACCTCCTGGTGGTCGATAGGAAGGATAAACTGGATGAGCTGGAGGTCTGGGTCGAGGTCTCGGAGGCCATCATATTCGATCAGGTCAAGAAGCTCGAGGCGCTCGAGTCTGCGATTCGCGAGAACATCGAGACAACGCTCGGCATCTCGGTCAAGGTCAAGCTTGTCGAGCCCAAGACGATCCAGCGCAGCGAGGGAAAGGCAAAACGCGTGATAGATAAAAGGGAATTATGA
- a CDS encoding ACT domain-containing protein, whose product MKVRQISVFLENKSGRLAAVTRLLGENGINIRALSIADTTDFGILRLIVNEPEKAYDVMKREGFTVSVTDVIAVAVHDRPGGLAEVLAILEAAGMNIEYLYAFTGKSAGDALVIFRVEDPDGAVDVLTRNGVRVLANGEVRGYGAERV is encoded by the coding sequence ATGAAAGTCAGGCAAATCTCTGTATTCTTAGAGAATAAATCCGGCCGCCTGGCGGCTGTGACCAGGCTCCTTGGTGAGAACGGCATCAATATCCGGGCGCTTTCGATCGCCGATACTACCGATTTTGGGATACTCCGTCTCATCGTGAATGAGCCTGAGAAGGCCTATGACGTAATGAAGCGCGAGGGCTTCACCGTCAGCGTAACCGACGTGATCGCAGTGGCAGTTCACGACCGGCCGGGCGGGCTCGCTGAGGTGCTTGCCATACTGGAGGCTGCGGGGATGAATATCGAATACCTTTACGCCTTTACAGGCAAGAGCGCCGGCGATGCACTCGTGATATTCAGGGTGGAAGATCCGGATGGGGCTGTGGATGTATTGACGCGAAACGGGGTCCGCGTCCTTGCAAATGGCGAGGTAAGAGGCTATGGGGCGGAACGGGTATAA
- a CDS encoding phenylacetate--CoA ligase, whose protein sequence is MIWDKRHETMSRDEMRALQLTRLQALVERVYRTSPFYRKLWDEAGVKPEQVKTLDDIRRFPFTTKDMLRQNYPYGMFAVPLSKIVRLHASSGTMGQSTVVGYTRRDLRIWADMVARVAVQAGVTRRDIAQISFGYGLFTGGFGLHYGLERVGATVLPVSSGNTQRQIQLMQDFGTTVLVGTPSYALHMAEVAEEMGVDTSKLKLRLGLFGAEPWTEAMRAEIEKRWHIKATDNYGLSEITGPGVAGECEYGGKMHISEDHFFPEVIDSKTGEPLPPGEEGELVFTTLTKEGIPLVRYRTRDISSLDYSPCPCGRATVRMKKVTGRSDDMLIIRGVNIFPSQIEAVLMNIDGVGPQYQIIVDRKGFMDDIEVIVELSKEGFTGSWRDLEALENKVKERLENALSLRPGVKLVEYMSLERSMGKAKRVIDRRKLTAS, encoded by the coding sequence TTGATCTGGGATAAACGTCATGAGACCATGAGCCGCGATGAAATGAGGGCTCTCCAGCTCACGCGGCTCCAGGCCCTGGTCGAACGGGTATACAGGACGTCGCCGTTTTATCGTAAGCTGTGGGACGAAGCCGGGGTGAAGCCCGAGCAAGTCAAGACGCTCGATGACATCCGGAGGTTTCCATTTACAACAAAGGATATGCTGAGGCAGAACTACCCCTATGGTATGTTTGCGGTGCCGCTCTCGAAGATCGTGCGCCTTCATGCCTCGTCAGGCACAATGGGCCAGTCCACAGTGGTAGGCTACACCCGCAGGGATCTCAGGATATGGGCGGATATGGTTGCCAGGGTAGCGGTGCAGGCAGGGGTTACGCGGCGCGATATAGCCCAGATAAGCTTCGGGTATGGGCTCTTCACGGGCGGGTTTGGCCTCCACTACGGCCTCGAGCGGGTCGGGGCCACGGTTTTGCCGGTGTCGAGCGGCAACACCCAGCGCCAGATTCAACTCATGCAGGACTTCGGCACCACCGTGCTGGTCGGCACGCCATCTTACGCCCTCCATATGGCAGAGGTGGCCGAGGAGATGGGCGTTGACACGAGCAAGCTAAAGCTCCGGCTCGGCCTTTTCGGGGCGGAGCCGTGGACCGAGGCGATGCGGGCCGAGATCGAGAAGCGGTGGCATATAAAGGCCACGGATAACTACGGGCTGAGCGAGATAACGGGGCCTGGGGTCGCTGGGGAGTGCGAGTATGGGGGCAAGATGCATATATCGGAGGACCACTTTTTCCCTGAGGTCATCGACTCCAAAACCGGTGAGCCGCTCCCGCCGGGTGAGGAGGGGGAGCTGGTCTTTACAACGCTCACCAAGGAGGGCATCCCGCTTGTGCGTTACCGCACGAGGGATATCTCCTCTCTTGATTACTCGCCGTGTCCGTGCGGCCGGGCTACGGTCAGGATGAAAAAGGTCACGGGCCGGTCCGATGATATGCTCATAATTCGCGGTGTTAACATATTCCCGTCGCAGATCGAGGCCGTTTTGATGAATATCGATGGCGTCGGGCCTCAATACCAGATCATCGTCGACCGGAAGGGCTTTATGGATGATATAGAGGTTATAGTCGAACTCTCGAAGGAAGGCTTCACAGGGAGCTGGCGAGATCTCGAGGCGCTGGAAAATAAGGTTAAAGAACGTCTCGAGAACGCCCTGTCACTCAGGCCCGGGGTCAAGCTGGTGGAATACATGTCCCTGGAGCGGAGCATGGGCAAGGCAAAAAGGGTAATCGATAGAAGAAAGCTGACTGCAAGTTGA
- a CDS encoding YbaB/EbfC family nucleoid-associated protein — protein sequence MMGNMGNMGKMMKQIQKMQQDLEKVQEELKSKTVEATAGGGVVRVVANGHQEIVEISISPEAVDPDDVEMLEDLILAATNEALSKSNEMAASELGKVTGGLSLPGMPGLGRMRF from the coding sequence ATGATGGGAAATATGGGAAATATGGGGAAGATGATGAAGCAGATTCAGAAGATGCAACAGGACCTGGAGAAGGTTCAAGAGGAACTCAAGTCGAAGACGGTGGAGGCCACAGCCGGGGGTGGCGTCGTGAGGGTTGTTGCCAATGGCCACCAGGAGATTGTGGAGATATCGATATCGCCTGAAGCCGTCGATCCAGATGATGTTGAGATGTTGGAGGATCTTATTCTTGCCGCAACCAACGAGGCGCTCAGTAAGTCCAACGAGATGGCAGCTTCCGAGCTCGGGAAGGTCACCGGGGGACTCTCCCTGCCGGGCATGCCAGGCCTCGGGAGGATGAGATTCTAA
- a CDS encoding indolepyruvate oxidoreductase subunit beta: protein MPGDRPVNVLIVGVGGQGIILAGKVLAGAARLAGFDVKTSEVHGMAQRGGSVVTHVRFGRRVYSPLIPEGEVDCLIAFERLEALRWVNSLRPGGILIVNDYAIPPITTLSGREPYPGGILEELEARSPNMVTVRAFELARAAGSARSVNIVLLGVASRFLGVEKSCWLDALGESIPSRFMDVNLRAFMSGAGLTLTTRRSS from the coding sequence CTGCCCGGCGACAGGCCGGTAAACGTGCTCATCGTGGGAGTCGGCGGCCAGGGCATAATCCTCGCGGGCAAGGTCCTGGCAGGGGCAGCCAGGCTCGCAGGGTTTGATGTCAAGACCTCGGAGGTTCACGGCATGGCCCAGCGGGGCGGGAGCGTAGTAACCCACGTGAGATTCGGGAGAAGGGTGTATTCGCCTCTCATCCCGGAGGGGGAGGTCGACTGCCTCATAGCTTTTGAGAGGCTCGAAGCCCTCAGGTGGGTGAATTCCCTGCGTCCCGGCGGGATACTGATCGTGAATGATTACGCCATACCACCCATCACGACCCTTTCGGGAAGGGAACCATATCCCGGCGGGATCCTCGAGGAGCTGGAGGCCAGGTCGCCCAATATGGTCACCGTCAGGGCTTTCGAGCTGGCCAGGGCGGCGGGGTCGGCGCGATCGGTCAATATTGTGCTCCTCGGCGTGGCCTCGAGATTCCTGGGGGTTGAGAAATCCTGCTGGCTCGATGCGCTGGGAGAAAGCATCCCTTCACGTTTCATGGATGTGAATTTGAGGGCTTTCATGAGCGGTGCCGGTTTAACTCTCACCACCCGGCGGTCCTCATGA